A window of Pseudomonas monteilii contains these coding sequences:
- a CDS encoding protein-disulfide isomerase — MRVTPLFAAATLALASTFAVAASPDPAAEQAIRKTLKTLELDVPVESVSASPVSGLYEVQLQGGRVLYASADGQFVMQGYLFQVQDGKPVNLTEKTERTGVAKLINSIPVGEMVVYPAQGKAKSHITVFTDTTCPYCHKLHAEVPELNRRGIEVRYVAFPRQGPGSAGDEQLQAVWCSSDRRAALDKLIDGKDVKAASCANPVAKQFHLGQSIGVNGTPAIVLESGQVIPGYQPAPQLAKLILGEAK, encoded by the coding sequence ATGCGCGTGACCCCGCTTTTCGCCGCCGCCACCCTGGCGCTGGCCAGCACGTTCGCCGTCGCGGCGAGCCCTGATCCGGCCGCCGAGCAGGCCATCCGCAAGACACTCAAGACCCTCGAGCTGGACGTGCCGGTGGAAAGCGTGTCGGCCAGTCCGGTCAGCGGTCTGTACGAAGTCCAGCTGCAGGGCGGTCGTGTCCTGTACGCCAGTGCCGATGGGCAGTTCGTCATGCAGGGCTACCTGTTCCAGGTCCAGGACGGCAAACCGGTCAACCTCACCGAGAAGACCGAGCGCACCGGCGTGGCCAAGCTGATCAACAGCATTCCCGTGGGTGAGATGGTGGTTTATCCTGCCCAGGGCAAAGCCAAGTCGCACATCACCGTCTTCACCGACACCACCTGCCCGTACTGCCACAAGCTGCACGCCGAAGTGCCCGAACTCAACCGTCGCGGTATCGAAGTGCGCTATGTCGCCTTCCCGCGCCAGGGGCCCGGCTCGGCGGGCGATGAGCAGTTGCAGGCAGTCTGGTGCTCCAGCGATCGCCGTGCGGCGCTGGACAAGCTGATCGACGGCAAGGACGTCAAGGCCGCCAGTTGCGCCAACCCGGTCGCCAAGCAGTTCCACCTCGGTCAGTCGATCGGCGTCAACGGGACGCCTGCGATCGTGCTGGAGAGCGGCCAGGTCATTCCGGGGTATCAGCCCGCGCCACAGCTGGCCAAGCTGATCCTGGGCGAAGCCAAGTAA
- a CDS encoding CoA-transferase has protein sequence MTMPSKPLAGLKVVELGTLIAGPFASRICAEFGAEVVKIESPDGGDPLRKWRKLYEGTSLWWFVQARNKQSLTLNLKHPEGLDVLKRLLAEADILIENFRPGVLEKLGLGWEVLHALNPRLVMVRLSGFGQTGPMKDQPGFGAVGESMGGLRYITGFEDRPPVRTGISIGDSIAALWGVIGALMALRHRDVNGGQGQVVDVALYEAIFAMMESMVPEFDVFGFIRERTGNIMPGITPSSIHTCADGRHVQIGANGDAIFQRFMRAIDRADLADDPALASNDGRDRRRDELYGVIDRWAGGLPLDEVVSVLNAAGVPVSRIYSAEDMFSDPQFLAREMFLQAKLPDGTPFRMPGIVPKLSETPGGTEWVGPALGEHTETVLAGLGFDAEAIAGLRARGVV, from the coding sequence ATGACTATGCCCAGCAAACCCCTCGCCGGCCTCAAGGTCGTCGAACTCGGCACCTTGATCGCCGGCCCCTTCGCGTCGCGCATCTGTGCCGAGTTCGGTGCCGAGGTCGTGAAGATCGAATCGCCCGACGGGGGTGATCCGCTGCGCAAGTGGCGCAAGCTCTACGAGGGGACGTCCCTGTGGTGGTTCGTGCAGGCGCGCAACAAGCAGTCGCTGACGCTCAACCTCAAGCACCCCGAGGGCCTGGACGTGCTCAAGCGGTTGCTGGCCGAGGCCGACATCCTGATCGAGAACTTCCGCCCCGGGGTGCTGGAGAAACTCGGCCTGGGCTGGGAGGTGCTGCACGCGCTCAACCCGCGCCTGGTCATGGTCCGGTTGTCGGGGTTCGGCCAGACCGGTCCGATGAAGGACCAGCCAGGCTTCGGCGCGGTCGGTGAATCCATGGGTGGCCTGCGCTACATCACCGGTTTCGAGGACCGCCCGCCCGTGCGCACGGGCATTTCCATCGGTGATTCCATTGCAGCGCTGTGGGGCGTGATCGGCGCGCTCATGGCCTTGCGTCATCGCGACGTCAACGGTGGACAGGGCCAGGTGGTGGACGTGGCGCTGTACGAGGCCATCTTCGCGATGATGGAGAGCATGGTGCCGGAGTTCGACGTGTTCGGGTTCATTCGCGAGCGCACCGGCAACATCATGCCCGGCATCACCCCCTCCTCCATCCACACCTGCGCCGATGGCCGCCACGTGCAGATCGGCGCCAACGGCGATGCGATCTTCCAGCGCTTCATGCGCGCCATCGATCGCGCCGACCTGGCCGATGACCCGGCGCTGGCGAGCAACGATGGCCGTGATCGGCGGCGCGATGAGCTGTACGGCGTGATCGATCGCTGGGCAGGCGGGTTGCCCCTGGACGAGGTCGTGAGCGTACTCAATGCGGCGGGCGTGCCGGTCAGCCGTATCTACTCGGCCGAAGACATGTTCAGCGATCCGCAGTTTCTGGCACGCGAGATGTTCCTTCAGGCCAAGCTGCCCGATGGCACGCCATTCCGGATGCCGGGGATCGTGCCGAAACTGTCGGAAACGCCCGGCGGCACCGAGTGGGTGGGGCCGGCGCTGGGCGAGCATACCGAGACGGTGCTGGCGGGGCTGGGATTCGACGCTGAAGCCATCGCAGGGCTGCGGGCACGCGGGGTGGTCTAG
- a CDS encoding recombinase XerD, with product MPALDHPLIDPFLDALWLEKGLSDNTRVAYRSDLVLFNGWLQTQGVTLEAVGRELILDHLAWRVDQGYKPRSTARFISGLRGFFRYLLREGHVAVDPTLLVDMPQLGKPLPKSLSEADVEALLQAPDLGEPIGERDRAMLEVLYACGLRVTELVSLRLDQINLRQGVLRVMGKGSKERLVPMGEEAVVWVERYLRGGRADLLNGRPSDVLFPSQRGEQMTRQTFWHRIKHHALVAGIDKGLSPHTLRHAFATHLLNHGADLRVVQMLLGHSDLSTTQIYTHVAKARLQQLHAEHHPRG from the coding sequence ATGCCCGCACTCGACCATCCTCTGATCGATCCCTTTCTCGACGCCCTGTGGCTGGAAAAAGGCCTGTCCGACAACACGCGTGTGGCCTATCGCAGCGACCTCGTCCTGTTCAACGGGTGGTTGCAGACGCAGGGCGTCACGCTGGAAGCGGTAGGGCGCGAGCTGATCCTCGATCACCTGGCCTGGCGCGTGGACCAGGGCTACAAGCCACGCTCCACGGCGCGCTTCATCTCCGGGCTGCGGGGCTTCTTCCGCTACCTGCTGCGCGAGGGGCACGTGGCGGTCGATCCGACCCTGCTGGTGGACATGCCGCAACTGGGCAAGCCGCTGCCCAAGTCCCTCTCGGAGGCCGATGTCGAGGCGCTGTTGCAGGCCCCGGACCTGGGCGAGCCGATCGGCGAGCGTGACCGGGCCATGCTCGAGGTGCTGTATGCCTGTGGGCTGCGGGTGACCGAACTGGTGAGTCTGCGGCTCGACCAGATCAACTTGCGCCAGGGTGTATTGCGGGTGATGGGCAAGGGCAGCAAGGAGCGCCTGGTGCCGATGGGGGAGGAGGCGGTGGTCTGGGTCGAACGCTACCTGCGTGGCGGCCGTGCCGACCTGCTCAACGGGCGGCCGAGCGATGTGCTGTTTCCCAGTCAGCGTGGCGAACAGATGACCCGCCAGACCTTCTGGCACCGGATCAAGCACCATGCGCTCGTGGCGGGCATCGACAAGGGCCTGTCGCCGCATACCTTGCGTCATGCCTTCGCCACGCACCTGCTCAACCATGGCGCCGATCTGCGAGTGGTGCAGATGCTGCTGGGGCACAGTGACCTGTCGACCACGCAGATCTACACCCACGTGGCCAAGGCGCGGCTGCAGCAGCTGCACGCCGAGCACCACCCGCGTGGATGA
- a CDS encoding acyl-CoA thioesterase produces the protein MTTRDHEIQRRTEASVTRVTKAVFPSTTNHHNTLFGGTALAWMDEVSFIAATRFCRLPLVTVSTDRIDFKHPIAAGSIVELVGTVIKVGNTSLQVEVEVFVEDMYVDGRERAIHGVFSFVAIDEDKRPVPVLPVGE, from the coding sequence ATGACGACCCGTGACCATGAAATCCAGCGCCGTACCGAAGCCTCGGTCACGCGCGTGACCAAGGCGGTATTCCCGTCCACCACCAATCACCACAACACCTTGTTCGGCGGCACGGCCCTGGCCTGGATGGACGAAGTCTCGTTCATCGCCGCGACCCGTTTCTGCCGATTGCCCTTGGTGACGGTGTCGACCGATCGCATCGACTTCAAGCACCCGATCGCCGCCGGCTCCATCGTCGAGCTGGTCGGGACGGTGATCAAGGTCGGCAACACCAGCCTGCAGGTGGAGGTCGAGGTCTTCGTCGAGGACATGTACGTGGACGGGCGCGAGCGGGCGATCCACGGCGTGTTCAGCTTCGTGGCCATCGACGAGGACAAGCGGCCCGTGCCGGTGTTGCCGGTGGGGGAGTGA
- a CDS encoding ribosome maturation factor RimM produces the protein MNATPENADDLIVVGKIFSVHGVRGEVKVYSFTDPIENLLDYPRWTLRHEGVVKQAELVSGRPSQKGLVVKLKGLDDRDEARLLSGYDICVERSLLPNLTDGEYYWYQLVGLSVINQDEHLFGKVDHLLETGANDVLVVRPCAGSLDDRERLLPYTAQCVQAIDLDAGVMRVDWDADF, from the coding sequence ATGAACGCGACGCCAGAAAACGCGGACGACCTGATCGTCGTCGGCAAGATCTTTTCGGTTCACGGCGTTCGCGGCGAGGTGAAGGTGTATTCCTTTACCGATCCGATTGAAAACCTGTTGGATTATCCCCGCTGGACGCTTCGGCACGAAGGCGTGGTAAAGCAGGCAGAGCTGGTCAGCGGTCGTCCCTCGCAAAAGGGATTGGTCGTCAAGCTCAAGGGCCTCGACGATCGTGATGAAGCACGTCTTCTGAGCGGTTACGACATCTGTGTCGAACGAAGCCTTTTGCCCAACCTGACCGACGGCGAGTACTACTGGTACCAGCTGGTGGGTCTGAGTGTCATCAACCAGGACGAACACCTGTTCGGCAAGGTCGATCACCTGTTGGAGACCGGCGCGAACGATGTACTGGTGGTGCGGCCCTGCGCAGGCAGCCTGGACGATCGCGAACGCTTGTTGCCCTACACGGCGCAATGCGTGCAAGCCATCGATCTGGATGCAGGCGTGATGCGGGTCGACTGGGACGCGGACTTCTGA
- a CDS encoding threonine synthase (catalyzes the formation of L-threonine from O-phospho-L-homoserine) encodes MRYISTRGQAPALNFEDVLLAGLASDGGLYVPENLPRFTQEEIASWAGLPYHELAFRVMRPFVEGSIADADFKRILEETYGEFAHAAVAPLRQLDSNEWVMELFHGPTLAFKDFALQLLGRLLDHVLLKRGERVVIVGATSGDTGSAAIEGCRRCDNVDIFILHPHQRVSEVQRRQMTTILGENIHNIAIEGNFDDCQEMVKASFADQSFLKGTRLVAVNSINWARIMAQIVYYFHAALQLGGPARSVAFSVPTGNFGDIFAGYLARNMGLPISQLVVATNRNDILHRFMSGNRYVKETLHATLSPSMDIMVSSNFERLLFDLHGRSGAAIAELMDRFRQGGGFTVEEDRWTEARKLFDSLAVSDEQTCQTIAEVFARTGEVLDPHTAIGVKAARECRRSLDTPMVILGTAHPVKFPEAVEQAGVGKALELPSHLSDLFSREERCTVLPNDLKAVQAFVAQHGNRGKPL; translated from the coding sequence ATGCGCTACATCAGCACTCGCGGCCAGGCGCCGGCCCTGAACTTCGAAGACGTCCTGCTGGCGGGCCTTGCCAGCGACGGCGGCCTTTACGTGCCGGAGAACCTGCCACGCTTCACCCAGGAAGAGATCGCGTCCTGGGCCGGTCTGCCGTACCACGAGCTGGCCTTCCGGGTGATGCGTCCGTTCGTCGAAGGCAGCATCGCCGATGCCGACTTCAAGCGGATCCTCGAAGAGACCTACGGCGAGTTCGCCCATGCTGCCGTGGCGCCGCTGCGTCAGCTCGACAGTAACGAATGGGTCATGGAGCTGTTCCACGGCCCGACCCTGGCGTTCAAGGACTTCGCCCTGCAACTGCTCGGTCGCCTGCTCGATCACGTGCTGCTCAAGCGCGGCGAGCGTGTGGTGATCGTCGGCGCCACCAGTGGCGACACCGGTTCGGCCGCCATCGAAGGCTGCCGCCGGTGCGACAACGTCGACATCTTCATCCTGCACCCGCACCAGCGCGTGTCGGAGGTGCAGCGTCGGCAGATGACCACCATCCTCGGCGAGAACATCCACAACATCGCCATCGAAGGCAACTTCGACGACTGCCAGGAGATGGTCAAGGCCAGCTTCGCCGACCAGTCCTTCCTCAAGGGCACCCGTCTGGTGGCGGTGAACTCGATCAACTGGGCGCGGATCATGGCCCAGATCGTCTACTACTTCCATGCTGCCCTGCAGCTGGGCGGGCCGGCGCGTTCGGTGGCCTTCTCGGTGCCGACCGGCAACTTCGGCGACATCTTCGCCGGTTACCTGGCGCGCAACATGGGGCTGCCGATCAGTCAGCTGGTGGTCGCCACCAACCGCAACGACATCCTGCACCGGTTCATGAGTGGCAACCGCTACGTCAAGGAAACCCTGCACGCCACCCTGTCGCCGTCGATGGACATCATGGTGTCGTCGAACTTCGAGCGCCTGCTGTTCGACCTGCACGGTCGCAGTGGCGCGGCGATCGCCGAGCTGATGGATCGCTTCCGCCAGGGCGGCGGCTTCACGGTGGAAGAAGACCGCTGGACCGAAGCCCGCAAGCTGTTCGACTCCCTCGCGGTCAGTGACGAGCAGACCTGCCAGACCATCGCCGAGGTCTTCGCCCGGACCGGCGAGGTGCTCGACCCGCACACGGCCATCGGCGTCAAGGCCGCCCGCGAGTGCCGTCGCAGCCTCGACACCCCGATGGTGATCCTGGGGACTGCCCATCCGGTCAAGTTCCCGGAAGCCGTGGAGCAGGCCGGCGTCGGCAAAGCCTTGGAGCTGCCAAGCCACCTGAGCGACCTGTTCAGCCGCGAAGAGCGTTGCACGGTCCTGCCCAACGACCTCAAGGCCGTCCAGGCCTTCGTGGCGCAGCATGGCAACCGCGGCAAGCCGCTTTAA
- a CDS encoding single-stranded-DNA-specific exonuclease RecJ (5'-3' single-stranded-DNA-specific exonuclease) — protein sequence MRIEPRPLPDTLPFLGPLPPLLTRLYAARGVQCEGELDKSLARLLPYQQLKGIDRAVELLVQAIEAGQRILIVGDFDADGATASTVGVLGLRLLGAAHVDYLVPNRFDYGYGLTPEIVEVALQRQPDLLLTVDNGISSVEGVAAAKAAGLTVLVTDHHLPGPQLPDADAIVNPNQPGCPFPSKSLAGVGVIFYVLMALRARLRSLGRYDAQPQPNIGELLDLVALGSVADVVPLDANNRILVHQGLERIRAGRARPGIKAILEVARREPQRISSTDLGFILGPRLNAAGRLDDMSLGIECLLCDDPDLARDMAAQLDDLNRDRKSIEQGMQREALAQLKDLPIESMPYGLCLFDADWHQGVIGILASRLKERYHRPTIAFADAGDGMLKGSARSVPGFHVRDALDAVAARHPALISKFGGHAMAAGLSLPAEHFPAFAEAFDEEVRRQLREEDLTGRLLSDGTLAVEEFHLELARALRHAGPWGQHFPEPLFHGVFQLVEQRIVGERHLKVVLKSECGSVRLDGIAFGVDLAVWPDPAVRWVEVAYKLDVNEFRGQESVQLLITHLEPR from the coding sequence ATGCGTATCGAACCCCGTCCACTGCCTGACACCCTGCCGTTCCTCGGGCCGCTGCCGCCCTTGCTCACACGCCTGTACGCCGCGCGTGGCGTGCAGTGCGAAGGCGAGCTGGACAAGAGCCTGGCGCGCCTGCTGCCGTACCAGCAGCTCAAGGGGATCGACAGGGCGGTCGAGCTACTGGTGCAGGCGATCGAGGCGGGCCAGCGCATCCTCATCGTCGGCGACTTCGATGCCGACGGCGCCACCGCCAGCACCGTCGGTGTGCTCGGGCTGCGCCTGCTCGGCGCTGCCCACGTCGATTACCTGGTGCCCAACCGCTTCGACTATGGCTACGGCTTGACCCCGGAGATCGTCGAGGTCGCCCTGCAGCGCCAGCCGGACCTGCTGCTGACCGTGGACAATGGCATCTCCAGTGTCGAGGGGGTCGCCGCCGCCAAGGCCGCTGGGCTGACGGTACTGGTCACCGACCACCACCTGCCGGGGCCGCAGTTGCCCGACGCCGATGCCATCGTCAACCCGAACCAGCCCGGCTGTCCGTTTCCGAGCAAGTCGCTGGCCGGCGTGGGGGTCATCTTCTACGTGCTGATGGCGCTGCGCGCGCGCCTGCGCAGCCTGGGCCGCTACGACGCCCAGCCACAGCCGAACATCGGCGAACTGCTGGACCTGGTGGCATTGGGCAGCGTGGCGGACGTGGTGCCGCTGGATGCCAACAACCGCATTCTGGTCCACCAGGGCCTCGAACGCATCCGTGCAGGGCGCGCCCGTCCCGGCATCAAGGCGATCCTCGAGGTCGCACGGCGCGAGCCTCAGCGCATCAGTTCCACGGACCTCGGCTTCATCCTCGGGCCTCGGCTCAACGCGGCCGGCCGCCTGGACGACATGAGCCTGGGGATCGAGTGCCTGCTGTGCGACGACCCGGACCTGGCACGCGACATGGCCGCCCAGCTGGACGACCTCAACCGCGACCGCAAGTCCATCGAGCAAGGCATGCAGCGCGAGGCGCTGGCGCAGCTCAAGGACCTGCCCATCGAGTCCATGCCCTACGGCCTGTGCCTGTTCGACGCCGACTGGCATCAGGGCGTGATCGGCATCCTGGCCTCGCGCCTGAAGGAGCGCTACCACCGCCCGACCATCGCCTTCGCCGATGCAGGCGACGGCATGCTCAAGGGCTCGGCGCGTTCGGTGCCAGGCTTTCACGTGCGCGATGCCCTGGATGCGGTGGCGGCCCGTCACCCGGCGCTGATCAGCAAGTTCGGCGGGCATGCGATGGCCGCCGGGCTGTCGCTGCCCGCCGAGCATTTCCCGGCGTTCGCCGAGGCCTTCGACGAGGAAGTGCGACGCCAGCTGCGCGAAGAGGACCTGACCGGCCGCCTGCTGTCGGACGGTACCCTGGCGGTGGAGGAGTTCCACCTGGAGCTGGCGCGCGCGTTGCGCCATGCCGGCCCCTGGGGCCAGCATTTTCCAGAACCGCTGTTCCACGGGGTGTTCCAGCTGGTCGAGCAACGCATCGTCGGCGAGCGTCATCTGAAGGTGGTGCTCAAGAGTGAATGCGGCAGCGTGCGTCTGGATGGGATCGCCTTTGGCGTCGATCTCGCCGTCTGGCCCGACCCTGCCGTGCGTTGGGTGGAAGTGGCCTACAAGCTGGACGTCAACGAGTTTCGCGGCCAGGAAAGCGTCCAGTTGCTGATCACGCACCTCGAACCGCGCTGA
- a CDS encoding homoserine dehydrogenase (catalyzes the formation of L-aspartate 4-semialdehyde from L-homoserine) gives MKPVKVGICGLGTVGGGTFNVLQRNAEEIARRAGRGIEVAQIAMRSQNPNCQIAGTPITADVFEVASNPEIDIVIELIGGYTLARDLVLKAIENGKHVVTANKALIAVHGNEIFAKAREQGVIVAFEAAVAGGIPVIKAIREGLSANRINWLAGIINGTGNFILTEMRDKGRTFPDVLAEAQALGYAEADPTFDVEGIDAAHKLTILASIAFGIPLQFDKAYTEGITQLTTADVNYAEALGYRIKHLGVARSTDSGIELRVHPTLIPADRLIANVNGVMNAVMVNGDAAGSSLYYGAGAGMEPTASSVVADVVDVVRAMTSDPENRVPHLAFQPDALSAHPILPIEACESAYYLRIQAKDHPGVLAQVASILSERGINIESIMQKEAEEQDGLVPMILVTHRVIEQRINDAIVALEDLQDVVGKVVRIRVEQLG, from the coding sequence GTGAAACCGGTCAAAGTAGGCATCTGTGGGTTGGGGACCGTCGGTGGCGGTACCTTCAATGTGCTTCAGCGCAACGCCGAGGAAATCGCCCGGCGGGCCGGCCGTGGCATCGAAGTGGCGCAGATCGCCATGCGTTCGCAGAACCCCAACTGTCAGATTGCCGGTACCCCCATTACCGCCGATGTGTTCGAGGTCGCGAGCAACCCCGAGATCGACATCGTCATCGAACTGATCGGCGGCTACACCCTGGCGCGCGATCTGGTGCTCAAGGCCATCGAGAACGGTAAGCACGTGGTCACCGCGAACAAGGCGCTGATCGCCGTGCATGGCAACGAGATCTTCGCCAAGGCCCGCGAGCAGGGCGTGATCGTCGCCTTCGAAGCGGCCGTGGCCGGTGGCATCCCGGTGATCAAGGCCATCCGCGAAGGCCTGTCGGCCAACCGGATCAACTGGCTGGCCGGCATCATCAACGGCACCGGCAACTTCATCCTCACCGAGATGCGCGACAAGGGCCGCACTTTCCCCGATGTGCTCGCCGAAGCGCAGGCCCTGGGCTATGCCGAGGCCGACCCGACCTTCGACGTCGAAGGCATCGATGCCGCCCACAAGCTGACCATCCTGGCGTCGATCGCCTTCGGTATCCCGTTGCAGTTCGACAAGGCGTACACCGAGGGCATCACCCAACTGACCACGGCCGACGTCAACTACGCCGAGGCACTGGGCTACCGCATCAAGCACCTGGGCGTGGCCCGCAGCACCGACAGCGGTATCGAGCTGCGCGTGCATCCGACCCTGATCCCGGCCGACCGCTTGATCGCCAACGTCAACGGCGTGATGAACGCGGTCATGGTCAACGGCGATGCCGCTGGTTCGAGCCTCTACTATGGCGCTGGCGCCGGCATGGAGCCGACCGCCTCGTCGGTGGTGGCCGACGTGGTCGACGTGGTCCGCGCCATGACCTCCGACCCGGAAAACCGCGTGCCGCACCTGGCCTTCCAGCCCGACGCGCTGTCGGCCCATCCGATCCTGCCGATCGAGGCCTGCGAGAGTGCCTATTACCTGCGCATCCAGGCCAAGGATCACCCCGGTGTGCTGGCCCAGGTCGCGAGCATCCTGTCCGAGCGTGGCATCAACATCGAGTCGATCATGCAGAAGGAAGCCGAGGAGCAGGATGGCCTGGTGCCGATGATCCTGGTCACCCACCGCGTCATCGAGCAGCGCATCAACGATGCCATCGTCGCGCTGGAAGACTTGCAGGACGTGGTCGGCAAGGTGGTCCGCATTCGCGTCGAGCAACTGGGCTGA
- a CDS encoding oxidoreductase, with the protein MSLLLEPYTLRQLTLPNRIAVSPMCQYSSVDGLANDWHLVHLGSRAVGGAGLVMTEAVAVTPDGRITAEDLGLWHDEQIAPLQRITRFIVAQGSVPAIQLAHAGRKASTHRPWLGKHGSVSVEQGGWQPVGPSPIAFDPEHTAPLELSEGQIQDMVQAFVASARRALTAGFKVVELHAAHGYLLHQFLSPLSNQRRDSYGGSFENRIRLTLEVTEAVREVWPQDLPLFVRVSATDWVEDGWNPEETVELARRLKALGVDLIDVSSGGTSANAEIPTGPGYQTRFAEKVRKESGLATGTVGMITEPAQAEHILRTGQADMIFLARELLRDPYWPLHADDDLGGKQAVWPAQYQRATHRDQPIHESDLRD; encoded by the coding sequence ATGAGCCTGCTGCTCGAGCCGTACACCCTGCGCCAGCTGACCTTGCCCAACCGCATCGCGGTCTCGCCGATGTGCCAGTACTCCAGCGTCGATGGCCTGGCCAACGACTGGCACCTGGTCCACCTGGGCAGCCGCGCCGTCGGTGGCGCAGGGCTGGTCATGACCGAAGCCGTCGCGGTGACGCCGGACGGCCGCATCACCGCCGAAGACCTGGGGCTGTGGCACGACGAGCAGATCGCGCCGCTGCAGCGCATCACCCGCTTCATCGTCGCCCAAGGCTCGGTGCCAGCCATCCAGCTGGCCCATGCCGGGCGCAAGGCCAGTACCCATCGCCCCTGGTTGGGCAAGCACGGCAGCGTGTCGGTCGAGCAGGGCGGTTGGCAACCCGTCGGGCCCTCGCCGATCGCCTTCGACCCTGAGCACACCGCGCCCCTCGAGCTGAGCGAGGGGCAGATACAGGACATGGTGCAGGCCTTCGTGGCCTCGGCCCGCCGCGCCCTGACGGCGGGCTTCAAGGTGGTCGAGCTCCACGCCGCCCACGGCTACCTGCTGCACCAGTTCCTCTCGCCTCTGAGCAACCAGCGGCGCGACAGCTACGGCGGCAGCTTCGAGAACCGTATCCGCCTGACGCTGGAAGTGACCGAGGCCGTGCGTGAGGTCTGGCCTCAGGACCTGCCGCTGTTCGTGCGCGTTTCGGCCACCGACTGGGTCGAGGACGGCTGGAACCCGGAAGAAACCGTCGAACTGGCCCGGCGCCTGAAGGCCTTGGGTGTCGACCTGATCGACGTGTCCTCTGGCGGCACCTCGGCCAACGCCGAGATCCCGACCGGGCCAGGCTATCAAACGCGCTTCGCCGAGAAGGTGCGCAAGGAGTCGGGGCTGGCCACCGGCACGGTGGGCATGATCACCGAACCGGCCCAGGCCGAGCACATCCTGCGTACCGGGCAGGCGGACATGATCTTCCTGGCCCGGGAGCTGCTGCGCGATCCTTACTGGCCCCTGCATGCCGACGACGACCTGGGCGGCAAGCAGGCGGTCTGGCCGGCGCAATACCAGCGCGCCACCCACCGCGATCAACCGATTCACGAGTCGGACCTGCGCGACTGA
- a CDS encoding 50S ribosomal protein L19: MTNKIIQQLEAEQMSKEIPTFAPGDTVVVQVKVKEGERSRLQAFEGVVIAKRNRGLNSAFTVRKISSGVGVERTFQTYSPQIDSLAVKRRGDVRKAKLYYLRDLSGKAARIKEKLS; the protein is encoded by the coding sequence ATGACCAACAAGATCATCCAGCAGCTCGAAGCCGAGCAGATGAGCAAGGAAATCCCGACCTTCGCACCCGGCGACACCGTTGTCGTCCAGGTAAAAGTGAAGGAAGGTGAGCGTTCCCGTCTGCAGGCATTCGAAGGTGTCGTGATCGCCAAGCGTAACCGCGGTCTGAACAGCGCCTTCACCGTGCGCAAGATCTCCAGCGGCGTTGGCGTCGAGCGTACCTTCCAGACCTACAGCCCGCAGATCGACAGCCTGGCCGTGAAACGTCGTGGTGACGTGCGTAAAGCCAAGCTGTACTATCTCCGCGACCTGTCCGGCAAAGCCGCTCGCATCAAGGAAAAACTGTCCTGA
- a CDS encoding tRNA (guanine-N1)-methyltransferase, giving the protein MGNLRVDVVTLFPEMFSAITAYGITSRAVKQGLLEVTCWNPRDYTTDRHHTVDDRPFGGGPGMVMKIKPLEDALASARQATGAQAKVIYLSPQGRKLTQQAVKDLAQEGSLILIAGRYEGIDERFIETHVDEEWSVGDYVLSGGELPAMVLIDAVTRLLPGALGHVDSAEEDSFTDGLLDCPHYTRPEVYADRRVPDVLLSGNHAHIRRWRMKQSLGRTFERRADLLESRSLSGEENKLLEEYLRERDDS; this is encoded by the coding sequence ATGGGTAACCTTCGCGTCGATGTGGTCACGTTGTTCCCCGAGATGTTCTCGGCCATCACGGCGTACGGCATTACCAGCCGCGCGGTGAAACAGGGGTTGCTCGAAGTGACCTGCTGGAACCCGCGGGACTACACCACGGACCGACACCACACGGTGGACGATCGGCCCTTCGGTGGCGGCCCTGGCATGGTGATGAAGATCAAGCCTCTGGAAGATGCCCTGGCCAGCGCCAGGCAAGCGACCGGAGCACAGGCGAAGGTGATCTACCTGTCGCCGCAAGGCCGCAAGCTGACACAGCAGGCGGTCAAGGACCTGGCGCAAGAAGGATCGTTGATCCTGATCGCCGGTCGTTACGAAGGCATCGACGAGCGTTTCATCGAGACGCATGTCGATGAGGAGTGGTCGGTTGGCGACTATGTTCTGTCCGGTGGCGAGCTGCCGGCCATGGTGCTGATCGATGCGGTTACACGACTGCTGCCCGGAGCTTTAGGGCATGTGGACTCGGCGGAAGAGGATTCCTTTACCGACGGTCTGCTGGACTGCCCGCACTACACCCGACCTGAGGTGTATGCGGATCGGCGTGTACCCGACGTGTTGCTCAGTGGCAACCATGCACACATCCGGCGTTGGCGAATGAAGCAATCCCTCGGGAGAACCTTCGAGCGACGCGCCGATCTTCTGGAAAGTCGCTCGCTTTCTGGAGAAGAGAACAAGCTGCTCGAGGAATATCTCCGCGAGCGGGACGATAGTTAA